A genome region from Camelina sativa cultivar DH55 chromosome 10, Cs, whole genome shotgun sequence includes the following:
- the LOC104716305 gene encoding classical arabinogalactan protein 3-like produces the protein MALKTLQALIFLGVFVTSCLAQAPAPAPAPITLLPPVESPSPVITPTAQPPSPVASPPVPVASPPVPVNEPTPVPTTPPTVSPPTISPTTPPMASPPKPDGMAPGPSGPTPAPAPGPDAPEADSALTNKAFLVSTVIAGALYAVVLA, from the coding sequence atGGCTCTTAAGACATTGCAAGCTCTGATCTTTCTTGGTGTATTTGTCACCTCATGTCTCGCTCAAGCTCCGGCTCCGGCTCCAGCACCCATCACGCTTCTCCCGCCGGTAGAGTCTCCTTCTCCTGTTATTACACCAACTGCGCAGCCACCGTCTCCAGTTGCTTCACCACCGGTTCCAGTTGCTTCACCACCGGTTCCAGTCAATGAACCCACTCCGGTTCCAACAACTCCACCCACCGTCTCACCACCGACCATATCTCCCACAACACCCCCTATGGCTTCTCCCCCGAAACCAGACGGTATGGCTCCAGGCCCATCAGGTCCAACACCAGCTCCTGCTCCAGGACCAGACGCACCGGAAGCTGACTCAGCATTGACTAACAAAGCTTTCCTTGTGAGCACGGTCATTGCAGGAGCCTTGTACGCCGTCGTATTGGCTTAG
- the LOC104716303 gene encoding homeobox-leucine zipper protein ATHB-16, which yields MKRLSSSDSMCGLISTSTDEQSPRGYGSNYQSMLEGYEEDATLIEEYSGNNHNHHMGLSEKKRRLRVDQVKALEKNFELENKLEPERKTKLAQELGLQPRQVAVWFQNRRARWKTKQLEKDYGILKSQYDSLRHNFDSLRRDNDSLLQEISKIKATINGEEDNNKATTESVKREEVVSLPESFHKTDSTPSSPPQFLEHSTGFNYRRSFTDLRDLLPNSTVVVGDAGYSDSCDSSAVLNEETSSDNGRLTPPSTVAGGSFLQFVKTEQREDHDDFLSGEEACGFFSDEQPPSLHWYSASDHWT from the exons ATGAAGAGGCTAAGCAGCTCAGATTCAATGTGTGGTCTCATCTCCACTTCTACAG atgaacAGAGTCCAAGAGGTTACGGAAGTAATTACCAATCTATGCTTGAAGGTTACGAGGAAGATGCTACACTAATCGAGGAATACTCCGGcaacaaccacaaccaccacATGGGTCTATcggaaaagaagagaagattgaGAGTTGACCAAGTCAAAGCTCTTGAGAAAAATTTCGAACTTGAGAACAAACTCGAACCTGAGAGGAAAACGAAACTAGCACAAGAGCTTGGACTCCAACCTCGTCAAGTAGCGGTTTGGTTTCAAAACCGTCGTGCACGgtggaaaacaaaacaacttgaGAAAGATTACGGCATTCTTAAGAGCCAATACGACTCTCTCCGCCACAATTTCGATTCTCTCCGCCGTGACAATGATTCTCTTCTCCAAGag ATCAGTAAAATCAAAGCTACGATCAAcggagaagaagataacaaCAAAGCTACGACTGAGAGTGTTAAGAGAGAAGAAGTAGTTTCATTGCCGGAGAGTTTCCACAAGACGGATTCGACTCCGTCGTCTCCTCCGCAGTTTCTTGAACATTCAACCGGGTTTAACTACCGGCGAAGCTTCACCGACCTCCGTGACCTTCTACCGAATTCTACCGTAGTTGTTGGAGACGCTGGATACTCCGATAGCTGCGATTCAAGCGCCGTTCTAAACGAAGAAACAAGTTCGGATAACGGAAGATTAACGCCGCCGTCGACGGTTGCCGGCGGGAGTTTCTTACAGTTTGTGAAAACGGAACAAAGAGAGGATCACGACGATTTTCTAAGCGGTGAAGAAGCTTGTGGATTCTTCTCCGATGAACAACCACCGTCACTTCATTGGTACTCTGCTTCTGATCATTGGACTTGA
- the LOC104716306 gene encoding classical arabinogalactan protein 3-like — MALKTLQALIFLGVFVTSCLAQAPAPAPAPITLLPPVESPSPVITPTAQPPSPVASPPVPVNEPTPVPTTPPTVSPPTISPTTPPMASPPKPDGMAPGPSGPTPAPAPGPDAPEADSALTNKAFLVSTVIAGALYAVVLA, encoded by the coding sequence ATGGCTCTTAAGACATTGCAAGCTCTGATCTTTCTTGGTGTATTTGTCACCTCATGTCTCGCTCAAGCTCCGGCTCCGGCTCCAGCACCCATCACGCTTCTCCCGCCGGTAGAGTCTCCTTCTCCGGTTATTACACCAACTGCGCAGCCACCGTCTCCAGTTGCTTCACCACCGGTTCCAGTCAACGAACCCACTCCGGTTCCAACAACTCCACCCACCGTCTCACCACCGACCATATCTCCCACAACACCCCCTATGGCTTCTCCCCCGAAACCAGACGGTATGGCTCCAGGCCCATCAGGTCCAACACCAGCTCCTGCTCCAGGACCAGACGCACCGGAAGCTGACTCAGCATTGACTAACAAAGCTTTCCTTGTGAGCACGGTCATTGCAGGAGCCTTGTACGCCGTCGTATTGGCTTAG
- the LOC104716307 gene encoding putative clathrin assembly protein At4g40080 has product MGRITSFADLIGKIKDKASQSKAAFVSSNTRSKTLSFHLSVLRATTHDPSTPPGNRHLAVLLSAGTGSRATAASAVESIMDRLHTTGDACVALKSLIIVHHIVKHGRFILQDQLSVFPASGGRNYLKLSGFRDEKSPLMWELSSWVRWYALYLEHLLSTSRIMGFFISSTSSTIHKDEYEEMVSSLTNSDLLREMDALVGLLEESCKIPDLPFSGGKSLADKITHLVGEDYVSSINELYTRLNEFKERSNSLSFGDTVELVCALKRLESCKERLSKICCGNWKRGWIDGFWGLVLEVKGILGNLEDTTNYGQIEKSIVGFGMREKRYESARFTDRLVIGYGDAVRFSSGRFSNVDRFSVPAGFF; this is encoded by the exons ATGGGAAGAATCACAAGTTTTGCAGATCTCATAGGTAAAATCAAAGACAAAGCATCCCAAAGCAAAGCTGCTTTCGTCTCATCAAACACTAGAAGCAAAACTCTCTCTTTCCATCTCTCTGTCCTCCGTGCCACTACTCACGACCCTTCAACGCCGCCGGGAAATCGTCACCTCGCCGTTCTACTCTCCGCCGGTACTGGCTCACGAGCCACCGCTGCTTCCGCTGTCGAATCCATCATGGACCGTCTTCACACTACCGGAGATGCTTGCGTAGCCCTCAAATCTTTGATCATCGTCCATCACATCGTCAAACACGGGCGCTTCATCCTCCAGGATCAGCTCTCTGTTTTTCCTGCTTCCGGTGGCCGTAATTATCTGAAACTTTCCGGTTTTAGAGATGAGAAATCTCCTTTGATGTGGGAGCTTTCTTCTTGGGTCCGATG gtATGCTTTATATCTTGAGCATCTTTTATCAACTTCAAGAATCATGGGATTTTTCATATCTTCGACATCGAGTACAATTCACAAAGACGAATACGAAGAAATGGTTTCGTCTCTCACAAACTCTGATTTGCTTCGTGAGATGGATGCGCTCGTTGGTCTACTAGAAGAATCATGTAAAATCCCGGATCTACCCTTCTCCGGTGGCAAATCTCTAGCCGACAAAATCACTCACTTGGTCGGAGAAGACTACGTGTCTTCGATCAACGAGCTTTACACGAGGTTAAACGAGTTTAAAGAGCGGTCCAACAGTTTGAGCTTCGGAGATACGGTCGAGCTTGTCTGTGCTTTGAAGCGGCTCGAGAGTTGTAAAGAGAGGTTGTCTAAAATCTGTTGTGGGAATTGGAAGAGAGGTTGGATCGATGGGTTCTGGGGTTTGGTTCTTGAGGTCAAGGGTATCCTTGGTAATTTAGAAGATACTACTAATTATGGGCAGATTGAGAAATcgattgttgggtttgggatgaGAGAAAAAAGATACGAATCGGCTCGGTTTACCGATCGGTTAGTTATTGGTTACGGCGATGCTGTTCGGTTTTCTTCGGGTAGATTTTCGAATGTCGATCGGTTTAGTGTACCTGCTGGTTTCTTCTAG